Proteins co-encoded in one Daphnia carinata strain CSIRO-1 chromosome 3, CSIRO_AGI_Dcar_HiC_V3, whole genome shotgun sequence genomic window:
- the LOC130688035 gene encoding protein Jade-3-like: protein MTVEERNLIRVKKLQLIESDLYKHASINETARTLDLDLDVVDQIFNFWVLKRKSNRDRPLLPPKTTETERLSQQQQQDMERMKLFVQLRQDLDRVRNLCYMVSRREKLSDRIFDCENKPSTSKQRFCLCMISKKISPQQN, encoded by the exons atgaccgtcGAAGAAAGGAACTTAATCCGTGTCAAAAA gctacaactcatcgaatcggacttATATAAGCATGCCAGCATTAACGAAACGGCGCGGACGCTAGATCTTGATCTTGATGTCGTTGAccaaattttcaacttttgggTTCTTAAACGAAAG tccaacCGAGACAGACCATTGCTACCGCCCAAAACCACTGAAACGGAACGAttaagtcagcaacaacagcaagatatggaacgtatgaaattgtttgtacagcTGCGACAAGACCTAGATAGG gttcgaaatttgtgttacatGGTCAGCCGAAGAGAGAAATTATCCGATCGTATTTTCGATTGCGAGAACAAACCTTCCACTAGCAAGCAGCGATTTTGTCTCTGTATGATCTCCAAAAAAATATCACCCCAGCAGAACTAA
- the LOC130688065 gene encoding PHD finger protein rhinoceros-like, with protein sequence MEETGENTFANINYLGRQRFRCSHFTAWFQKTGSKTSDRAGKFIYTDSEEEAGPRSDPSSSVVRTKAAVKAFSPVTAGSRGRGKKASEPKSATKSTTDLIVPQRQAAKKATESLHSANANVSAKEKKEEKETKGVGKENVVLS encoded by the exons ATGGAAGAGACCG GTGAGAACACCTTCGCAAACATCAATTACCTCGGTCGACAGCGATTTCGATGTAGCCATTTCACAGCTTGGTTCCAAAAAACCGGTTCGAAAACTAGTGATAGAGCTGGCAAATTCATTTACACcgacagtgaagaagaagcgggACCTCGCAGTGACCCAAGCTCTTCCGTTGTGCGGACCAAAGCCGCTGTCAAGGCGTTTTCTCCTGTCACGGCTGGCAGTCGCGGTCGGGGTAAAAAAGCCAGTGAGCCCAAATCTGCTACGAAATCCACCACCGATTTGATCGTGCCTCAGCGACAGGCTGCAAAGAAGGCCACCGAAAGTTTACATAGCGCTAATGCCAATGTCTCAGCcaaggagaaaaaggaagagaaggaAACTAAAGGCGTGGGCAAAGAAAACGTTGTTCTCTCCTAA